One Triplophysa rosa linkage group LG9, Trosa_1v2, whole genome shotgun sequence genomic window carries:
- the lrrc9 gene encoding leucine-rich repeat-containing protein 9 isoform X4: MLVNLHVLWLNKNQISEIQGLSSLVNLEELHLADNAIETLGHSLDPNTSLQNLNLSGNKISSFKELTHLTRLSQLRELSLTDPQSSPNPVCLLYNYYTHVLYHMPHLQRLDTYDVSMKHLKDAAESTVLKKMMYYTMRGRCAQRQFDELKAKLRQHKKDQIQLPEERIWVLTHMLRNLKCELSNIQGDGKKSGEPEDSDVCSDREQKLQCKLDAVRDRLQIWEQRLKKVEACYQCDLALASDRKEMMAHLLLLELETVGNIRFEEGNTNDPWFTSCYDLLLSRFCAWDYKTHHINGIKINRIIRIHNQALRLRFQDKLHSLNMESSATSQNYKRHTEYLFYVPDPEHSCESDEILHIAETGFKTADEYKGFGRERAVPLSNSVSVCDRLRMTFLQKTSDCNPADLLPFRHGQLIISKVFLGRNAAVKEEVPIDCKYYPRANSVYLSTNSKQHTALTAPDCDCRQRQKLWYVFDHELVLPEYLVDFEYITQDTPELSSSSDSSSVTHFSTAVASSESRAELDLDEEAFNMEPILKPHPKMLNLEEQSILTVARANVLSQITVLNLHGNSLNKLSEISRLTALQRLTLSFNDLTRLGDISHMPNLEYLDVSFNRISTLEGLRGFSRLKELDLRWNQLTHVRDDMNVLRKHTPALLRLDTRHNPWHRHECVRMVILGRLKTLTHLDDILVMEEEAAAAAQMAARSRINQASLVAHSWTDNERPRSLSLLSSVHLLTQMSPSPWKHPHELEPGWTAKITALNLDGQQLTRLSNLDQLVNLRWASFDNNELSHIEGLEHWPLLEELSLNCNNISRLEVSCTLQRLTRLSINSNHLQCLDGDVLDRLPNLHFLSVEDNIISSLHGLQRSRLLFELYIGNNDISTIREIYHLKTLSSLIILDLYGNLLVNKLENYRIYMVFHLPSLRALDGVAVEVCESEAAKDVFEGRLTADMVAEKLGHTNYRELSELNLQSSSIRTVDLAPADLFGNLRSINLEHNNLTSFGGLIFLPNIKVLFLNYNHIESILPRQKVQSHMSNKQILHHKVTSSGYGQQNSRLSREGESHDNQEPLMPSLEVLHLGHNGISSLLTLQLSRLTNLRALFLQGNDISHVDRLEGLLRLRELVLDRNRIKSLNENSFRGQEVLVDLRLAENRIRELNHLQPLTGLRRLFLDMNKIQDVSELEKLEVLPSLIELSVVGNPVSRRSLHRQAVVLHLSRLQVLDDITITLEERTRAELLSNEAQVAHTQAFSIQGSSSGAADMTLPGLVPLMTRPVPLRRTSLNPGIHTLITDQQQDTHDVGRYKKQRGGVSLLRGLQNDVSIRQIRGASSHYPTVLQPAGHRVFSISPNSDLDSRYQFYGGPRPKPPL; encoded by the exons ATGCTGGTCAACCTTCATGTTCTGTGGCTCAATAAGAACCAGATCTCTGAAATACAG GGATTGAGTTCACTTGTAAATCTTGAGGAGCTGCATCTTGCTGATAATGCTATCGAGACACTTG GTCATAGCCTGGATCCAAACACCAGTCTCCAAAACCTAAACCTCTCAGGAAATAAAATCAGTTCTTTTAAG GAGCTGACCCATCTCACTCGGCTGTCCCAACTGAGAGAACTGAGTCTGACAGACCCTCAGTCCAGTCCAAACCCAGTGTGTCTTCTCTATAATTACTACACACACGTCCTGTATCACATGCCGCACCTGCAACGTCTGGACACGTATGATGTTTCAATGAAACATCTCAAAGATGCAGCGGAG TCTACAGTGCTAAAGAAGATGATGTATTACACCATGCGGGGACGATGTGCTCAACGACAGTTTGATGAACTCAAAGCCAAGCTCAGACAGCacaaaaaagatcaaatacAACTACCAGAGGAGAGAATATGGGTGCTAACACACATGCTCAGAAAT TTGAAGTGTGAGCTGTCAAATATACAGGGAGATGGCAAGAAGTCAGGTGAACCTGAGGACTCTGATGTTTGCTCTGACCGTGAGCAGAAACTCCAGTGCAAACTGGATGCTGTCAGAGACCGACTGCAGATCTGGGAACAGCGTTTGAAGAA ggTAGAGGCGTGTTACCAGTGTGATCTGGCTTTGGCTTCGGACAGGAAGGAGATGATGGCGCATCTCCTATTGTTGGAGCTGGAAACCGTGGGAAATATTCGGTTTGAGGAGGGAAACACAAATGATCCTTG GTTCACCTCCTGTTATGATCTCCTGCTGTCTCGTTTCTGCGCGTGGGATTACAAAACTCACCACATCAATGGCATTAAGATCAATCGTATCATCCGGATCCATAACCAAGCCCTGCGGCTGCGCTTCCAGGACAAATTGCATTCTCTCAATATGGAGTCTTCAGCCACCTCACA GAACTACAAGCGCCATACAGAGTATCTGTTCTACGTGCCTGATCCAGAGCATTCCTGCGAGAGCGATGAGATACTCCACATCGCAGAAACTGGTTTTAAAACCGCTGATGAATATAAG GGGTTTGgcagagagagagctgttcctCTCTCTAacagtgtgagcgtgtgtgacAGACTGCGGATGACATTCCTCCAGAAAACATCAGATTGTAACCCTGCCGACCTGCTTCCCTTCAGACATG GTCAGTTGATCATTTCTAAAGTGTTCCTGGGCCGCAATGCTGCAGTAAAGGAGGAAGTCCCAATAGATTGTAAATATTACCCAAGAGCAAACTCTGTTTACCTGAGTACCAACTCAAAACAACACACAGCACTAACAGCCCCTG ACTGTGACTGTAGACAGAGGCAGAAACTGTGGTACGTCTTTGATCATGAACTGGTGCTTCCAGAATACCTTGTGGACTTTGAATATATCACACAG GACACACCTGAGCTCTCCTCTTCTTCAGACTCCTCCTCTgttacacatttttccactgcTGTTGCCTCATCTGAGTCCCGTGCTGAGCTGGACCTGGATGAGGAGGCATTCAACATGGAACCCATCCTGAAACCCCACCCTAAGATGCTCAATCTAGAAGAGCAATCTATACTGACTGTGGCCAGAGCAAATGTGCTCAGTCAGATCACA GTGCTGAATCTACATGGCAACAGTCTGAATAAACTGTCAGAGATTTCTCGACTCACGGCTCTGCAGCGTCTCACCCTCAGCTTTAATGACTTAACTCGTCTGGGAGATATTTCACACATG CCAAATCTGGAATATCTCGACGTTAGTTTTAATCGTATTTCAACTCTGGAGGGTCTGCGTGGATTTAGCCGACTGAAAGAACTGGATCTTCGCTGGAATCAGTTGACACACGTCAGGGATGACATGAATGTGTTGCGAAAACACACCCCAGCTCTCCTCCGCCTGGACACACGACATAATCCATGGCACAGG CATGAGTGTGTGCGTATGGTGATTCTCGGTCGGCTGAAGACCCTCACTCATCTGGATGACATTTTAGTGATGGAGGAGGAGGCGGCTGCCGCGGCTCAAATGGCTGCCCGATCCAGAATAAACCAG gcatCTCTGGTCGCCCACTCTTGGACTGATAATGAACGACCGCGCAGTCTGAGTTTGCTGTCTTCTGTTCACCTACTCACACAGATGAGCCCGTCTCCATGGAAACACCCCCATGAGCTTGAGCCAGGCTGGACTGCCAAA ATCACAGCACTGAATCTGGATGGTCAGCAGTTGACACGACTCAGTAATCTAGACCAGCTGGTAAATCTACGCTGGGCTTCATTTGACAATAATGAGTTATCACATATTGAGGGTCTGGAGCACTGGCCTCTACTGGAGGAACTTTCACTTAACTGCAACAATATAAGCAGATTGGAAG TTTCGTGTACGCTGCAAAGACTGACGCGTCTCAGCATTAACAGCAACCACCTACAGTGTTTAGACGGGGATGTGTTAGACCGGCTGCCCAACCTTCACTTCCTGTCTGTTGAGGACAACATCATCTCCTCTCTTCATGGACTTCAAAGGTCACGCTTATTATTCGAGCTATACATCGGCAACAATGACATAAGCACCATCCGTGAAATCTACCATTTAAAG ACACTTTCCAGTTTAATCATTCTGGATCTGTATGGAAACCTCCTGGTGAACAAACTGGAGAACTACAGGATCTACATGGTGTTCCACCTGCCTTCTCTCAGAGCACTGGATGGAGTGGCTGTG gaggTGTGCGAGTCAGAAGCTGCCAAAGATGTGTTTGAAGGGCGACTTACTGCAGATATGGTGGCTGAGAAACTGGGACACACTAACTACAGAGAGCTATCAGAGCTCAATCTGCAGTCCAGCTCAATCAG GACGGTGGATCTGGCTCCTGCTGATTTGTTTGGTAATTTGCGCAGTATTAATCTAGAACACAATAACCTCACTTCATTCGGTGGTCTCATCTTCCTGCCCAATATCAAG GTGTTGTTTCTGAACTACAACCACATTGAGTCCATTCTGCCACGTCAAAAAGTACAGAGTCACATGAGCAACAAGCAGATTCTTCATCATAAAGTCACTTCCAGTGGCTATGGGCAGCAGAACAGCAGGCTCAGCAG AGAAGGAGAATCCCATGATAATCAGGAGCCTCTGATGCCTAGTTTAGAAGTTCTGCATCTAGGTCATAACGGTATTTCCAGCCTGTTGACTTTACAGCTGAGCCGACTGACTAACCTAAGAGCACTGTTCCTACAAG GAAATGATATTAGTCACGTGGACAGACTGGAGGGTCTCCTGAGGCTACGTGAGTTGGTTCTGGATCGAAATCGAATCAAGTCTTTGAATGAGAACTCGTTCCGCGGACAGGAGGTTCTGGTGGACCTGCGTCTGGCAGAGAATCGCATACGCGAACTGAATCACCTGCAGCCGCTCACAGGGCTCAGAAGACTGTTTTTagacatgaacaaaatacag GATGTTTCAGAACTGGAGAAACTGGAGGTTCTCCCTTCCCTCATAGAACTGTCTGTAGTTGGCAACCCA GTGTCACGGAGGTCCCTCCACAGGCAAGCAGTGGTATTGCATCTGTCTAGACTGCAGGTTCTGGATGATATCACCATCACCCTGGAGGAAAGAACCAGAGCAGAGCTTTTATCCAATGAAGCACAGGTAGCTCACACACAGGCCTTTTCTATCCAG ggTTCTAGCTCAGGTGCTGCTGATATGACTTTACCAGGTCTGGTACCATTGATGACCCGACCAGTTCCTTTAAGACGTACCAGCCTGAATCCAGGAATACACACACTTATAACTGATCAGCAACAAGACACACATGATGTAGGCAGAT ATAAGAAGCAGAGAGGAGGTGTCTCTCTCCTGCGTGGCCTTCAGAATGATGTGAGCATCAGGCAGATCAGAGGAGCTTCTAGCCATTACCCAACAGTACTGCAGCCGGCCGGACACAGAGTTTTCTCTATTTCTCCTAACAGTGATCTTGACAGCAG GTACCAGTTTTATGGCGGTCCCAGACCTAAACCTCCTCTGTAA
- the lrrc9 gene encoding leucine-rich repeat-containing protein 9 isoform X3, protein MTQREQRRLNPDEEIIKELCVSNGVSYEEVSQEGSKIVDLEMFFSGFPRMVGLSLFPRLSRLTIVGQTISVIQGLEYCPLLKALWVVECRLNEISGLQNCLQLQKLYLYDNNIQHITNLEMLVNLHVLWLNKNQISEIQGLSSLVNLEELHLADNAIETLGHSLDPNTSLQNLNLSGNKISSFKELTHLTRLSQLRELSLTDPQSSPNPVCLLYNYYTHVLYHMPHLQRLDTYDVSMKHLKDAAESTVLKKMMYYTMRGRCAQRQFDELKAKLRQHKKDQIQLPEERIWVLTHMLRNLKCELSNIQGDGKKSGEPEDSDVCSDREQKLQCKLDAVRDRLQIWEQRLKKVEACYQCDLALASDRKEMMAHLLLLELETVGNIRFEEGNTNDPWFTSCYDLLLSRFCAWDYKTHHINGIKINRIIRIHNQALRLRFQDKLHSLNMESSATSQNYKRHTEYLFYVPDPEHSCESDEILHIAETGFKTADEYKGFGRERAVPLSNSVSVCDRLRMTFLQKTSDCNPADLLPFRHGQLIISKVFLGRNAAVKEEVPIDCKYYPRANSVYLSTNSKQHTALTAPDCDCRQRQKLWYVFDHELVLPEYLVDFEYITQDTPELSSSSDSSSVTHFSTAVASSESRAELDLDEEAFNMEPILKPHPKMLNLEEQSILTVARANVLSQITVLNLHGNSLNKLSEISRLTALQRLTLSFNDLTRLGDISHMPNLEYLDVSFNRISTLEGLRGFSRLKELDLRWNQLTHVRDDMNVLRKHTPALLRLDTRHNPWHRHECVRMVILGRLKTLTHLDDILVMEEEAAAAAQMAARSRINQASLVAHSWTDNERPRSLSLLSSVHLLTQMSPSPWKHPHELEPGWTAKITALNLDGQQLTRLSNLDQLVNLRWASFDNNELSHIEGLEHWPLLEELSLNCNNISRLEVSCTLQRLTRLSINSNHLQCLDGDVLDRLPNLHFLSVEDNIISSLHGLQRSRLLFELYIGNNDISTIREIYHLKTLSSLIILDLYGNLLVNKLENYRIYMVFHLPSLRALDGVAVEVCESEAAKDVFEGRLTADMVAEKLGHTNYRELSELNLQSSSIRTVDLAPADLFGNLRSINLEHNNLTSFGGLIFLPNIKVLFLNYNHIESILPRQKVQSHMSNKQILHHKVTSSGYGQQNSRLSREGESHDNQEPLMPSLEVLHLGHNGISSLLTLQLSRLTNLRALFLQGNDISHVDRLEGLLRLRELVLDRNRIKSLNENSFRGQEVLVDLRLAENRIRELNHLQPLTGLRRLFLDMNKIQDVSELEKLEVLPSLIELSVVGNPVSRRSLHRQAVVLHLSRLQVLDDITITLEERTRAELLSNEAQVAHTQAFSIQGSSSGAADMTLPGLVPLMTRPVPLRRTSLNPGIHTLITDQQQDTHDIRSREEVSLSCVAFRMM, encoded by the exons ATGACACAAAGAGAGCAGCGGAGACTAAATCCAGATGAAGAAATTATAAAAGAGCTG TGTGTGTCCAATGGAGTATCCTATGAGGAGGTGTCTCAAGAAGGGAGTAAGATCGTGGACCTAGAGATGTTTTTCTCTGGGTTTCCACGTATGgtgggtctctctctctttcctagACTATCCAGGCTCACCATCGTAGGCCAGACCATCAGCGTAATCCAGGGCCTGGAGTACTGCCCACTTCTCAAGGCATTATGGGTGGTGGAGTGCAGGTTAAAT GAGATTTCGGGCTTACAGAACTGTCTGCAACTACAAAAGTTATATCTGTATGACAACAACATCCAGCATATCACAAATCTAGAGATGCTGGTCAACCTTCATGTTCTGTGGCTCAATAAGAACCAGATCTCTGAAATACAG GGATTGAGTTCACTTGTAAATCTTGAGGAGCTGCATCTTGCTGATAATGCTATCGAGACACTTG GTCATAGCCTGGATCCAAACACCAGTCTCCAAAACCTAAACCTCTCAGGAAATAAAATCAGTTCTTTTAAG GAGCTGACCCATCTCACTCGGCTGTCCCAACTGAGAGAACTGAGTCTGACAGACCCTCAGTCCAGTCCAAACCCAGTGTGTCTTCTCTATAATTACTACACACACGTCCTGTATCACATGCCGCACCTGCAACGTCTGGACACGTATGATGTTTCAATGAAACATCTCAAAGATGCAGCGGAG TCTACAGTGCTAAAGAAGATGATGTATTACACCATGCGGGGACGATGTGCTCAACGACAGTTTGATGAACTCAAAGCCAAGCTCAGACAGCacaaaaaagatcaaatacAACTACCAGAGGAGAGAATATGGGTGCTAACACACATGCTCAGAAAT TTGAAGTGTGAGCTGTCAAATATACAGGGAGATGGCAAGAAGTCAGGTGAACCTGAGGACTCTGATGTTTGCTCTGACCGTGAGCAGAAACTCCAGTGCAAACTGGATGCTGTCAGAGACCGACTGCAGATCTGGGAACAGCGTTTGAAGAA ggTAGAGGCGTGTTACCAGTGTGATCTGGCTTTGGCTTCGGACAGGAAGGAGATGATGGCGCATCTCCTATTGTTGGAGCTGGAAACCGTGGGAAATATTCGGTTTGAGGAGGGAAACACAAATGATCCTTG GTTCACCTCCTGTTATGATCTCCTGCTGTCTCGTTTCTGCGCGTGGGATTACAAAACTCACCACATCAATGGCATTAAGATCAATCGTATCATCCGGATCCATAACCAAGCCCTGCGGCTGCGCTTCCAGGACAAATTGCATTCTCTCAATATGGAGTCTTCAGCCACCTCACA GAACTACAAGCGCCATACAGAGTATCTGTTCTACGTGCCTGATCCAGAGCATTCCTGCGAGAGCGATGAGATACTCCACATCGCAGAAACTGGTTTTAAAACCGCTGATGAATATAAG GGGTTTGgcagagagagagctgttcctCTCTCTAacagtgtgagcgtgtgtgacAGACTGCGGATGACATTCCTCCAGAAAACATCAGATTGTAACCCTGCCGACCTGCTTCCCTTCAGACATG GTCAGTTGATCATTTCTAAAGTGTTCCTGGGCCGCAATGCTGCAGTAAAGGAGGAAGTCCCAATAGATTGTAAATATTACCCAAGAGCAAACTCTGTTTACCTGAGTACCAACTCAAAACAACACACAGCACTAACAGCCCCTG ACTGTGACTGTAGACAGAGGCAGAAACTGTGGTACGTCTTTGATCATGAACTGGTGCTTCCAGAATACCTTGTGGACTTTGAATATATCACACAG GACACACCTGAGCTCTCCTCTTCTTCAGACTCCTCCTCTgttacacatttttccactgcTGTTGCCTCATCTGAGTCCCGTGCTGAGCTGGACCTGGATGAGGAGGCATTCAACATGGAACCCATCCTGAAACCCCACCCTAAGATGCTCAATCTAGAAGAGCAATCTATACTGACTGTGGCCAGAGCAAATGTGCTCAGTCAGATCACA GTGCTGAATCTACATGGCAACAGTCTGAATAAACTGTCAGAGATTTCTCGACTCACGGCTCTGCAGCGTCTCACCCTCAGCTTTAATGACTTAACTCGTCTGGGAGATATTTCACACATG CCAAATCTGGAATATCTCGACGTTAGTTTTAATCGTATTTCAACTCTGGAGGGTCTGCGTGGATTTAGCCGACTGAAAGAACTGGATCTTCGCTGGAATCAGTTGACACACGTCAGGGATGACATGAATGTGTTGCGAAAACACACCCCAGCTCTCCTCCGCCTGGACACACGACATAATCCATGGCACAGG CATGAGTGTGTGCGTATGGTGATTCTCGGTCGGCTGAAGACCCTCACTCATCTGGATGACATTTTAGTGATGGAGGAGGAGGCGGCTGCCGCGGCTCAAATGGCTGCCCGATCCAGAATAAACCAG gcatCTCTGGTCGCCCACTCTTGGACTGATAATGAACGACCGCGCAGTCTGAGTTTGCTGTCTTCTGTTCACCTACTCACACAGATGAGCCCGTCTCCATGGAAACACCCCCATGAGCTTGAGCCAGGCTGGACTGCCAAA ATCACAGCACTGAATCTGGATGGTCAGCAGTTGACACGACTCAGTAATCTAGACCAGCTGGTAAATCTACGCTGGGCTTCATTTGACAATAATGAGTTATCACATATTGAGGGTCTGGAGCACTGGCCTCTACTGGAGGAACTTTCACTTAACTGCAACAATATAAGCAGATTGGAAG TTTCGTGTACGCTGCAAAGACTGACGCGTCTCAGCATTAACAGCAACCACCTACAGTGTTTAGACGGGGATGTGTTAGACCGGCTGCCCAACCTTCACTTCCTGTCTGTTGAGGACAACATCATCTCCTCTCTTCATGGACTTCAAAGGTCACGCTTATTATTCGAGCTATACATCGGCAACAATGACATAAGCACCATCCGTGAAATCTACCATTTAAAG ACACTTTCCAGTTTAATCATTCTGGATCTGTATGGAAACCTCCTGGTGAACAAACTGGAGAACTACAGGATCTACATGGTGTTCCACCTGCCTTCTCTCAGAGCACTGGATGGAGTGGCTGTG gaggTGTGCGAGTCAGAAGCTGCCAAAGATGTGTTTGAAGGGCGACTTACTGCAGATATGGTGGCTGAGAAACTGGGACACACTAACTACAGAGAGCTATCAGAGCTCAATCTGCAGTCCAGCTCAATCAG GACGGTGGATCTGGCTCCTGCTGATTTGTTTGGTAATTTGCGCAGTATTAATCTAGAACACAATAACCTCACTTCATTCGGTGGTCTCATCTTCCTGCCCAATATCAAG GTGTTGTTTCTGAACTACAACCACATTGAGTCCATTCTGCCACGTCAAAAAGTACAGAGTCACATGAGCAACAAGCAGATTCTTCATCATAAAGTCACTTCCAGTGGCTATGGGCAGCAGAACAGCAGGCTCAGCAG AGAAGGAGAATCCCATGATAATCAGGAGCCTCTGATGCCTAGTTTAGAAGTTCTGCATCTAGGTCATAACGGTATTTCCAGCCTGTTGACTTTACAGCTGAGCCGACTGACTAACCTAAGAGCACTGTTCCTACAAG GAAATGATATTAGTCACGTGGACAGACTGGAGGGTCTCCTGAGGCTACGTGAGTTGGTTCTGGATCGAAATCGAATCAAGTCTTTGAATGAGAACTCGTTCCGCGGACAGGAGGTTCTGGTGGACCTGCGTCTGGCAGAGAATCGCATACGCGAACTGAATCACCTGCAGCCGCTCACAGGGCTCAGAAGACTGTTTTTagacatgaacaaaatacag GATGTTTCAGAACTGGAGAAACTGGAGGTTCTCCCTTCCCTCATAGAACTGTCTGTAGTTGGCAACCCA GTGTCACGGAGGTCCCTCCACAGGCAAGCAGTGGTATTGCATCTGTCTAGACTGCAGGTTCTGGATGATATCACCATCACCCTGGAGGAAAGAACCAGAGCAGAGCTTTTATCCAATGAAGCACAGGTAGCTCACACACAGGCCTTTTCTATCCAG ggTTCTAGCTCAGGTGCTGCTGATATGACTTTACCAGGTCTGGTACCATTGATGACCCGACCAGTTCCTTTAAGACGTACCAGCCTGAATCCAGGAATACACACACTTATAACTGATCAGCAACAAGACACACATGAT ATAAGAAGCAGAGAGGAGGTGTCTCTCTCCTGCGTGGCCTTCAGAATGATGTGA